In the genome of Paenibacillus pabuli, the window ACACAAGGGCTTTATACTCCTTTTGAGCTGCATTATAGCTATGAATTCAGGCCAAAAAAAGCTCACCCTCCCACTGCCTGTGTGCAACAGGAGCGTTAAGGTGAGCCAAGGTTCAAACTTCAATTGTATGTAACCACGCAATATACTACGGTTAATTGGCTACTTTTCCAGCAACAACAACCTGTTTCTTGGCAGGTGCTCCGCTGTCTTTAATGAAGGCTTGCAGCATTTTGGAAGTAATAAAATAAGTACGTCCTCCGTATACAAAGGTCATCATGCCAATAACCCGATTGTTCTGGTCCAGAACAGGGCCACCTGAATTGCCTTGTGCCACTGATTTTACGATACTGCCAATACCCTTCTTGCCTGGGACGTCCGAATCTTGTGAATTAAATACTCGACTCTTCGCGATTGTATTATAGGTTGATGGGAATTCTTCGTCCAGCAGAACAAGTTCCCCGGAGGAATTTTTGGGAAATCCAATCGTAAAGACAATTTGATTATCTTTTGCATTAGCAAACGTCACTGGTTGTGCATCAATTTCTTTGTCCAGCTTTAGCAACGCCATATCTGTCACCGGATCGGTTTTAATGATTTTGGCTTTAACCGGCTTGTCCAGATGACCTGGGCTTGCTACAGTCAGTGTGCCTTCATCCCCATCAGACAGTTCAGCATAATCCTGAACGACATGATAGTTGGTTAGCACCTCATCCTTGGAAATCAGTATTGATGTACCCACATCATAATATACTGAATCGGGTTCATCCTGTTTGACCAGACGTACGTTCACAACTGGAAAAGAATCCGCTGTAACGGCCAACTGAGCACGTAGTTGTTGATTGAAGTAACCGGTAAATTGAATCGTATTGACGGCTTGAGCCGTAGCCAGCTCCGTTTGTCCTGCAAGCAAAGCAATGGCAAGCATACCTGACATTCCAAAGCAGAGCATTTGTTTCCAACTATTTTGCATGGTCCTCACTCTCCTCCGCTATCATTCTAGCATAATTCGTATATCGGAAGGAGAGGACATATTTTTAACCAAATACAATCAAACAAATGACCAAGGCTGCAATGAAACCAACCACATCGGAGAACAACCCGACTTTGAGGGCATAGCGGCCGTTACGTATACCTACAGCTCCAAAATAAACAGTTAATACGTATAGTGTTGTATCCGTACTGCCTTGAATCGTGGAAGCCATGCGGCCAATCATCGAGTCGGGGCCATAGGTTTTGATCAGGTCAGTCGTAAAGGCAAGCGAACCGGTCCCGGTCAAAGGGCGCAAAATACCGAGTGGCAATACTTCTCCCGGAACCCCCATCCAGGATACGAGTGGTGTAAAGAGGCTAATTACATAATCCAATGCACCGGAAGCACGGAATACACTGATCGCTACCATCATACCTACCAGATGGGGAATAATGCTGATTGCCGTAGAGAAGCCATCTTTGGCCCCATCAACAAAAGATTCGTAGACCGGGACCTTTTTGGTAAACGCATATAATGGAACAAACGCGATGATAACCGGAATGGCCCAGACGGAAATCCAGTTGATGAAGGTTAACAATGTTGCTCATCCTTTCATACCGGGATTGTCACTTTTATGTACACGCGGCGGCCTGTGAAGTGCCCTGTTTCGATACCAGCGATCGGCCGCGATGGCTGCAAATGTCGCAATAATGGTTGCCATTAGTGTTGTGCCTACAATTTCCGTAGCATTCGCGGAATGATAATTAAGACGAATGGCTATCAATGTTGTAGGAATGATGGTGATACTCGCTGTATTCAGAGCCAGCAGAGTACACATGGCCGGGGAAGCCGTTTGTTTATCCGGATTCAGCTCTTGCAGTTGCTGCATGGCTTTGATCCCCATTGGGGTAGCTGCATTGCCGAGGCCAAGCAGATTAGCACTCATGTTGGATAAAATGTAGCCCATGGCTGGATGATTCCGTGGAACATCCGGGAACAAAAAGCTAACAACCGGACCCAGGAGTTTTGCGATCCGGCCCAGCAGCCCGGCATCCTCAGCCATTTTCATCATGCCCATCCAGAACACAAGCACACTGATTAGCCCAAAACAGACCGTTACTCCGGTTGCTGCTCCATCAAAAGCTGCCTGGGTAACCACTTCAATTTTGCCCTGTGCTGCTGCAAAAGCAAAGCCGATGACTATCATGAGAAGCCAGATTAGATTGATCAAAGGATAACCCTCCCCTCATTATGGAGATAACAGATGACTTAATACGGCACGCCATGCGGAAGCCCAGGAAGAAATTTCACCGATACCTCCAAAAGTTGAATCTTCACTCTTAGGCTCTGGCGGAATATAACTACCTTTGCGATACAC includes:
- a CDS encoding S1 family peptidase, whose product is MQNSWKQMLCFGMSGMLAIALLAGQTELATAQAVNTIQFTGYFNQQLRAQLAVTADSFPVVNVRLVKQDEPDSVYYDVGTSILISKDEVLTNYHVVQDYAELSDGDEGTLTVASPGHLDKPVKAKIIKTDPVTDMALLKLDKEIDAQPVTFANAKDNQIVFTIGFPKNSSGELVLLDEEFPSTYNTIAKSRVFNSQDSDVPGKKGIGSIVKSVAQGNSGGPVLDQNNRVIGMMTFVYGGRTYFITSKMLQAFIKDSGAPAKKQVVVAGKVAN
- a CDS encoding spore maturation protein, translating into MLTFINWISVWAIPVIIAFVPLYAFTKKVPVYESFVDGAKDGFSTAISIIPHLVGMMVAISVFRASGALDYVISLFTPLVSWMGVPGEVLPLGILRPLTGTGSLAFTTDLIKTYGPDSMIGRMASTIQGSTDTTLYVLTVYFGAVGIRNGRYALKVGLFSDVVGFIAALVICLIVFG
- a CDS encoding nucleoside recognition domain-containing protein, translated to MINLIWLLMIVIGFAFAAAQGKIEVVTQAAFDGAATGVTVCFGLISVLVFWMGMMKMAEDAGLLGRIAKLLGPVVSFLFPDVPRNHPAMGYILSNMSANLLGLGNAATPMGIKAMQQLQELNPDKQTASPAMCTLLALNTASITIIPTTLIAIRLNYHSANATEIVGTTLMATIIATFAAIAADRWYRNRALHRPPRVHKSDNPGMKG